One genomic region from Phycodurus eques isolate BA_2022a chromosome 16, UOR_Pequ_1.1, whole genome shotgun sequence encodes:
- the sez6l2 gene encoding seizure protein 6 homolog isoform X1 gives MGFTYLTVILSVTMIHQVSGLTFATPEKDTPPTSSPDSYPLGDLIHAALQSKEYLGLSSATTAGTTTNPTQAVPGVRQSESTATVISPGLLTTALGSSSAGGHAGLRNRMSFVPMEEETTTTLITTTTITTMHMPVQCNASLSAMEDVVESPDSASSSASSVSPLECTYSIRVYPGYGVEIQVRKVNLSKEESLTIMGHGGLTPKLLANETLMREGQVIRSPTNQVHIHYRSRQSNNHGKFILHYQAFMLSCTFPHSPESGGVTVTDIHPGGQAHFYCDPGFQVRGHEVATCVNTTQPHWSTPEPQCVAVSCGGWIRNATVGRILSPPPPSVANHSNGNNLSCHWLLEAKEGHRLHLHFERIALDEDDDKLIVRSGNSSLLPPLFDSDMDDVPEHGLLSEGTSLYLELMADSSSIPLLLALRYEAFDDEHCWEPYMPHGNFSSSDITYQLGTTVTFSCSPGFVMEQGSATIECVDPSNPHWNDSEPVCKALCGGELTQPSGTILSPDWPQSYSKGLDCLWQIHGNEEKRIELDIHILNIRHTDVVTIFDGRDLMSHVIGQYLGSKERFQVVSGGSEVTIQFQSDPEDSSFILSQGFLIHYREVEPNDTCPTHPQIEFGWISSSHSSPVRGSVLTYQCQPGYDINGSDIITCQWDLSWSSSPPTCVKFQQCPDPGEVVNGARSVRPEAGFAVGTIVRFSCNHGYQIEGPSQISCHGRDIGNPKWSDHSPKCVLKYDPCPNPGVPDNGYQTLYKHSYQAGETLRFFCYEGYELIGEVIISCVPGHPSQWNSPPPFCKVAYEELLDDHKLEVSQSFEPSHQILSENIALAIILPIILVILLIGGIYMYYTNICRLEWKPLFWKSLSHTHSYSPITVESDFNNPLYEAGDTREYEVSI, from the exons ATGGGGTTCACATATCTTACTGTGATACTGTCAGTCACCATGATCCACCAAGTTTCAG gCTTGACCTTCGCGACTCCTGAGAAAGATACACCACCAACATCATCCCCCGACTCTTACCCTCTGGGTGACCTGATCCATGCTGCCCTACAGAGTAAGGAATACTTAGGACTGTCTTCTGCCACCACAG CAGGCACAACCACCAATCCGACGCAGGCAGTGCCTGGTGTCAGACAGAGCGAGTCGACCGCCACGGTCATTTCGCCAGGACTGCTCACCACGGCGTTAGGCTCCTCCTCTGCAGGCGGCCACGCGGGACTCAGAAACCGCATGTCCTTCGTTCCCATGGAGGAGGAGACAACCACTACTCTAATCACCACGACCACTATAACCACAATGCACATGCCAG TTCAGTGCAATGCATCTTTGTCCGCAATGGAAGATGTTGTCGAGTCACCGGATTCCgcatcatcatcagcatcatcaGTTTCCCCACTGGAATGCACCTACAGCATTAGAGTGTATCCAGGCTATGGTGTGGAGATTCAG GTGAGGAAGGTGAATCTGTCCAAGGAGGAGTCCCTGACTATTATGGGGCACGGGGGTTTGACACCTAAGCTGTTAGCCAATGAGACCCTGATGAGGGAGGGTCAGGTGATTCGCAGTCCAACCAATCAGGTTCACATCCACTACCGCAGCCGCCAGTCAAACAACCATGGGAAGTTCATCCTGCACTATCAAG CTTTTATGCTGTCCTGCACCTTCCCTCATTCTCCCGAAAGCGGCGGGGTGACCGTGACCGACATCCATCCTGGCGGTCAGGCACACTTCTACTGTGATCCAGGTTTCCAAGTCCGTGGTCATGAGGTTGCGACCTGCgtcaacacaacacaaccacACTGGAGCACGCCCGAACCCCAATGTGTTG CTGTTTCTTGTGGGGGGTGGATTCGTAATGCAACAGTGGGCCGAATACTGTCGCCACCCCCACCGTCTGTTGCCAACCACAGTAATGGAAACAACCTGAGCTGCCACTGGTTACTCGAGGCCAAAGAGGGCCACAGACTCCACCTGCATTTTGAGAGGATTGCACTGGATGAAGATGACGATAA GTTAATTGTGCGCAGTGGAAACAGTTCGCTGTTACCACCACTCTTCGACTCAGATATGGATGATGTGCCAGAGCACGGACTGCTGAGTGAGGGCACCTCTCTGTACTTGGAGCTCATGGCTGATTCGTCCTCCATCCCTCTACTTCTGGCACTGCGATATGAGG CGTTTGATGATGAGCACTGCTGGGAGCCCTACATGCCGCATGGAAACTTCAGCAGTAGTGACATCACCTACCAGTTGGGCACTACTGTTACCTTCAGCTGCTCCCCAGGTTTCGTTATGGAACAGGGGTCAGCAACCATTGAGTGTGTGGACCCCAGCAACCCCCACTGGAATGACAGTGAACCTGTGTGCAAAG CGCTGTGTGGGGGGGAGCTCACTCAGCCCTCGGGTACCATCCTGTCTCCCGATTGGCCTCAGAGCTACTCCAAGGGCTTGGATTGTTTATGGCAGATCCACGGCAATGAAGAGAAGCGCATTGAATTGGACATCCATAT CTTAAATATTCGCCACACCGACGTGGTGACCATTTTTGACGGCCGTGATCTCATGTCCCATGTCATCGGCCAGTACCTGGGTTCCAAAGAGCGCTTCCAAGTTGTATCCGGGGGGTCAGAAGTGACCATTCAGTTTCAAAGTGATCCGGAAGATTCCAGTTTCATCCTTAGTCAGGGATTCCTGATTCATTATCGTG AGGTTGAGCCAAATGATACCTGTCCCACTCACCCTCAAATCGAGTTTGGGTGGATCAGCTCGTCCCATTCCTCCCCAGTGAGAGGAAGCGTGCTGACCTATCAGTGCCAACCAGGATATGACATCAATGGCTCTGACATCATCACCTGTCAGTGGGACCTCTCCTGGAGCAGCAGCCCACCCACCTGTGTCAAAT TCCAGCAGTGTCCTGACCCAGGAGAGGTTGTAAATGGAGCACGCTCTGTGCGCCCTGAAGCCGGATTTGCAGTCGGAACTATTGTGCGTTTCTCCTGTAACCACGGTTACCAAATAGAGGGTCCCAGCCAAATCTCTTGCCATGGACGAGACATTGGCAACCCCAAATGGAGTGACCACAGCCCAAAGTGTGTCT TAAAATACGACCCATGCCCGAACCCTGGCGTCCCAGACAATGGATACCAAACGTTGTACAAGCACAGCTACCAGGCAGGAGAAACTCTGCGTTTCTTCTGTTACGAAGGTTATGAGCTCATCGGTGAGGTCATTATCAGCTGTGTGCCTGGACACCCATCTCAGTGGAACAGTCCACCACCCTTTTGCAAAG TGGCCTATGAAGAGCTTCTGGATGATCACAAATTAGAGG TGTCTCAATCATTTGAACCCTCCCATCAGATCCTGAGTGAGAACATTGCGCTTGCAATAATTCTGCCCATCATCCTTGTCATCCTCCTGATCGGAGGAATTTACATGTACTATACGAA CATCTGCAGACTAGAATGGAAGCCGCTCTTCTGGAAGTCTCTTTCTCACACGCACTCTTACAGTCCCATTACGGTCGAGTCTGATTTCAACAATCCTCTGTATGAGGCAGGG GATACACGGGAGTATGAAGTGTCCATTTAA
- the sez6l2 gene encoding seizure protein 6 homolog isoform X2: protein MGFTYLTVILSVTMIHQVSGLTFATPEKDTPPTSSPDSYPLGDLIHAALQSKEYLGLSSATTGTTTNPTQAVPGVRQSESTATVISPGLLTTALGSSSAGGHAGLRNRMSFVPMEEETTTTLITTTTITTMHMPVQCNASLSAMEDVVESPDSASSSASSVSPLECTYSIRVYPGYGVEIQVRKVNLSKEESLTIMGHGGLTPKLLANETLMREGQVIRSPTNQVHIHYRSRQSNNHGKFILHYQAFMLSCTFPHSPESGGVTVTDIHPGGQAHFYCDPGFQVRGHEVATCVNTTQPHWSTPEPQCVAVSCGGWIRNATVGRILSPPPPSVANHSNGNNLSCHWLLEAKEGHRLHLHFERIALDEDDDKLIVRSGNSSLLPPLFDSDMDDVPEHGLLSEGTSLYLELMADSSSIPLLLALRYEAFDDEHCWEPYMPHGNFSSSDITYQLGTTVTFSCSPGFVMEQGSATIECVDPSNPHWNDSEPVCKALCGGELTQPSGTILSPDWPQSYSKGLDCLWQIHGNEEKRIELDIHILNIRHTDVVTIFDGRDLMSHVIGQYLGSKERFQVVSGGSEVTIQFQSDPEDSSFILSQGFLIHYREVEPNDTCPTHPQIEFGWISSSHSSPVRGSVLTYQCQPGYDINGSDIITCQWDLSWSSSPPTCVKFQQCPDPGEVVNGARSVRPEAGFAVGTIVRFSCNHGYQIEGPSQISCHGRDIGNPKWSDHSPKCVLKYDPCPNPGVPDNGYQTLYKHSYQAGETLRFFCYEGYELIGEVIISCVPGHPSQWNSPPPFCKVAYEELLDDHKLEVSQSFEPSHQILSENIALAIILPIILVILLIGGIYMYYTNICRLEWKPLFWKSLSHTHSYSPITVESDFNNPLYEAGDTREYEVSI from the exons ATGGGGTTCACATATCTTACTGTGATACTGTCAGTCACCATGATCCACCAAGTTTCAG gCTTGACCTTCGCGACTCCTGAGAAAGATACACCACCAACATCATCCCCCGACTCTTACCCTCTGGGTGACCTGATCCATGCTGCCCTACAGAGTAAGGAATACTTAGGACTGTCTTCTGCCACCACAG GCACAACCACCAATCCGACGCAGGCAGTGCCTGGTGTCAGACAGAGCGAGTCGACCGCCACGGTCATTTCGCCAGGACTGCTCACCACGGCGTTAGGCTCCTCCTCTGCAGGCGGCCACGCGGGACTCAGAAACCGCATGTCCTTCGTTCCCATGGAGGAGGAGACAACCACTACTCTAATCACCACGACCACTATAACCACAATGCACATGCCAG TTCAGTGCAATGCATCTTTGTCCGCAATGGAAGATGTTGTCGAGTCACCGGATTCCgcatcatcatcagcatcatcaGTTTCCCCACTGGAATGCACCTACAGCATTAGAGTGTATCCAGGCTATGGTGTGGAGATTCAG GTGAGGAAGGTGAATCTGTCCAAGGAGGAGTCCCTGACTATTATGGGGCACGGGGGTTTGACACCTAAGCTGTTAGCCAATGAGACCCTGATGAGGGAGGGTCAGGTGATTCGCAGTCCAACCAATCAGGTTCACATCCACTACCGCAGCCGCCAGTCAAACAACCATGGGAAGTTCATCCTGCACTATCAAG CTTTTATGCTGTCCTGCACCTTCCCTCATTCTCCCGAAAGCGGCGGGGTGACCGTGACCGACATCCATCCTGGCGGTCAGGCACACTTCTACTGTGATCCAGGTTTCCAAGTCCGTGGTCATGAGGTTGCGACCTGCgtcaacacaacacaaccacACTGGAGCACGCCCGAACCCCAATGTGTTG CTGTTTCTTGTGGGGGGTGGATTCGTAATGCAACAGTGGGCCGAATACTGTCGCCACCCCCACCGTCTGTTGCCAACCACAGTAATGGAAACAACCTGAGCTGCCACTGGTTACTCGAGGCCAAAGAGGGCCACAGACTCCACCTGCATTTTGAGAGGATTGCACTGGATGAAGATGACGATAA GTTAATTGTGCGCAGTGGAAACAGTTCGCTGTTACCACCACTCTTCGACTCAGATATGGATGATGTGCCAGAGCACGGACTGCTGAGTGAGGGCACCTCTCTGTACTTGGAGCTCATGGCTGATTCGTCCTCCATCCCTCTACTTCTGGCACTGCGATATGAGG CGTTTGATGATGAGCACTGCTGGGAGCCCTACATGCCGCATGGAAACTTCAGCAGTAGTGACATCACCTACCAGTTGGGCACTACTGTTACCTTCAGCTGCTCCCCAGGTTTCGTTATGGAACAGGGGTCAGCAACCATTGAGTGTGTGGACCCCAGCAACCCCCACTGGAATGACAGTGAACCTGTGTGCAAAG CGCTGTGTGGGGGGGAGCTCACTCAGCCCTCGGGTACCATCCTGTCTCCCGATTGGCCTCAGAGCTACTCCAAGGGCTTGGATTGTTTATGGCAGATCCACGGCAATGAAGAGAAGCGCATTGAATTGGACATCCATAT CTTAAATATTCGCCACACCGACGTGGTGACCATTTTTGACGGCCGTGATCTCATGTCCCATGTCATCGGCCAGTACCTGGGTTCCAAAGAGCGCTTCCAAGTTGTATCCGGGGGGTCAGAAGTGACCATTCAGTTTCAAAGTGATCCGGAAGATTCCAGTTTCATCCTTAGTCAGGGATTCCTGATTCATTATCGTG AGGTTGAGCCAAATGATACCTGTCCCACTCACCCTCAAATCGAGTTTGGGTGGATCAGCTCGTCCCATTCCTCCCCAGTGAGAGGAAGCGTGCTGACCTATCAGTGCCAACCAGGATATGACATCAATGGCTCTGACATCATCACCTGTCAGTGGGACCTCTCCTGGAGCAGCAGCCCACCCACCTGTGTCAAAT TCCAGCAGTGTCCTGACCCAGGAGAGGTTGTAAATGGAGCACGCTCTGTGCGCCCTGAAGCCGGATTTGCAGTCGGAACTATTGTGCGTTTCTCCTGTAACCACGGTTACCAAATAGAGGGTCCCAGCCAAATCTCTTGCCATGGACGAGACATTGGCAACCCCAAATGGAGTGACCACAGCCCAAAGTGTGTCT TAAAATACGACCCATGCCCGAACCCTGGCGTCCCAGACAATGGATACCAAACGTTGTACAAGCACAGCTACCAGGCAGGAGAAACTCTGCGTTTCTTCTGTTACGAAGGTTATGAGCTCATCGGTGAGGTCATTATCAGCTGTGTGCCTGGACACCCATCTCAGTGGAACAGTCCACCACCCTTTTGCAAAG TGGCCTATGAAGAGCTTCTGGATGATCACAAATTAGAGG TGTCTCAATCATTTGAACCCTCCCATCAGATCCTGAGTGAGAACATTGCGCTTGCAATAATTCTGCCCATCATCCTTGTCATCCTCCTGATCGGAGGAATTTACATGTACTATACGAA CATCTGCAGACTAGAATGGAAGCCGCTCTTCTGGAAGTCTCTTTCTCACACGCACTCTTACAGTCCCATTACGGTCGAGTCTGATTTCAACAATCCTCTGTATGAGGCAGGG GATACACGGGAGTATGAAGTGTCCATTTAA
- the asphd1 gene encoding aspartate beta-hydroxylase domain-containing protein 2, which produces MYWSLDMLPLPPYVELGVHSLSGLLWTLLLLFLWHCYRIGSDLPMADHAGGGKMSSRSSAMSFGGSCAGTEYKAQSKFYRGDLKNRFISMETEEDEELEQGYLTSVLSHALFPAQASAQAKKLYSALQEYAKRYSWVGMGRIHKGLREQMKLKDHSTIQKPHLFFLPDVPSVPFFPRDAHRHDIDLLEANYPVILAEFQAVYQRGIDSKFGWTSVGPKGRAVFPLYNAGVYVAANCRSCPCTYRTLLSLRTFISSNSLGSAGFWLLGPGVALGSSYGPTNTRLRCHLGLQTPALCELVVGGEPQCWSEGHCLLVDDSFLHTVSHKGPPDAGPRVILSVDVWHPNVAAAERQALDFMFSPDL; this is translated from the exons ATGTACTGGTCCTTGGACATGCTGCCCTTGCCTCCTTATGTTGAGCTTGGTGTCCACTCACTAAGCGGCCTTCTGTGGACTCTCCTGCTCTTGTTCCTGTGGCACTGTTATCGGATAGGCTCGGACCTTCCAATGGCGGATCACGCAGGCGGGGGAAAGATGAGCTCAAGAAGCTCTGCAATGTCTTTTGGTGGAAGCTGTGCAGGAACAGAGTATAAAGCGCAGTCCAAGTTTTACAGGGGTGATCTTAAGAACCGTTTTATAAGCATGGAAACAGAAGAGGATGAGGAGCTCGAGCAAGGCTACCTCACATCAGTGCTGAGCCATGCCTTATTCCCAGCACAGGCATCCGCTCAGGCCAAGAAACTGTACTCAGCCCTGCAGGAATATGCCAAACGCTACAGCTGGGTGGGAATGGGCCGCATTCATAAAGGCCTTCGTGAGCAG ATGAAACTTAAAGATCACTCAACTATACAGAAGCCACATCTCTTCTTCTTGCCAGATGTCCCAagtgttcctttttttcctcgtgATGCCCATCGGCATGATATTGATCTCTTGGAAGCCAACTACCCGGTAATCTTGGCTGAGTTCCAGGCTGTTTACCAGAGAGGCATTGACTCCAAATTTGGCTGGACAAGTGTGGGACCAAAG ggccgggcAGTGTTTCCACTGTACAATGCAGGCGTGTACGTGGCAGCCAACTGTCGCTCCTGTCCCTGCACATACCGGACACTGCTGTCTCTCCGTACATTTATAAGCAGCAACTCCTTGGGATCGGCTGGATTTTGGTTGCTGGGACCTGGTGTTGCACTGGGGAGCTCATACGGACCCACTAATACGCGACTGCGGTGTCATCTAG GTCTGCAAACTCCCGCTCTGTGTGAGCTAGTGGTGGGAGGGGAGCCTCAGTGCTGGTCTGAGGGACACTGCCTGCTGGTGGATGACTCATTTCTTCACACTGTCTCGCACAAAG